The Pseudomonas parafulva genome includes a window with the following:
- a CDS encoding non-ribosomal peptide synthetase, whose protein sequence is MPAANLFDLTVAQRDIWLEQLSQGSSPLYNIGAYVALEGQVDRTRLAQALDHLASLHDALRTTWVQDGGLAQQRFATQLPVKLMWDDLQAEAHPADAALNLLDAWMRSPIALEQGPLWEARLIRLSPHEHLLALRAHHLVLDGWGVDQWFKQLADLYHKLEDHQPLPASAPSYCAYIEDDARYQASARYQRDRDYWLARLAQLPDPLLRPNPSALSLEGSPSHADDLAVAPDLMRNLRALANTLDVSPLPVLLAALHVCVCRTWQRDQWMVGLPVRNRANAQFKATLGLFTQVSPLRMDFGRNLSFAGLIQAIAATLKQDFRHQRYPLSALKRDLAAQHEGRTQLFELLVSFEEDTNALRIGDAAGATVMICNGHEPSPLSIHLRCNTHAGTARLHLVHSRAWFSDEQAEAIGARLLHVLEQGLAQPQALVSAFDMLTAPEHQRLKAWNLTAPPATDTAPCLIQQRIELQARTRPQALAACFGDQTLSYGELDHRASALAQHLASLGVGPERRVAVVAQRGLETLVGLLAVLKAGGAYVPIDPAHPAERIAYLLQDSAPHAVLTLSRFAPRLPKHGRLQIELDNPSWPTEPVASFSFAPQTSTDLVYVIYTSGSTGQPKGVMVEQRMLANLVDWHCTQFALGPGRHQSSVAGFGFDAMAWEVWPALCSGATLHLAPVREGAEDVHALLAWWRAQPLHVSFLPTPIAELALAQGMPHPTLETLLVGGDRLRRLGPALTYKVINNYGPTEATVVATSGQVLPGGSLHIGVPIANTQVYVLDGQGQLLPPGAAGELYIGGQGVARGYLNQPQLSAERFVQDPFSSAPGARLYRTGDWVRWLPDGTLEYLGRNDDQVKIRGMRVELAEIEAALSRHPAVSDGVVMLCEGQLHAWFTAPYPVIPRALHDHLRDSLPVALLPVAYMQVAHWPLTANGKLDRRALPPANDTAMVRHEHEPPEGEMEQRLAALWSQLLHIERIGRYDHFFELGGHSLLAVQLIEGMRQQGLQVDVQVLFGQSTLAAVAASTRATECVQTPAPCIASGCQRIEPGMLPLATLGQAALDRIVAGVPGGAANVQEIYPLAPLQQGLLYHHLTDTVDPYQQQAVFSFASEHQVRDFAAALQHVVERHDILRTSLAWEGLETPHQVVWRHARLPVERWQGPEGQWREHYHPSRRPLSLDKAPMLALVCMDAPEQGRWLALLRFHHLVNDAVSLQVLLGELEAWMAGQGAQLPAPVPYRDYVALTNRAERQAAHRAFFTEQLAGLEPQQPLAGWGGAALDQADLENASRDLPAATVAGLRTLARAHGASLASLLHLAWAHALGSLGGRDQVVVGTVLLGRSMAGTGADRALGMFINSLPLRINLNGCTPAQALADTHARLAALLAHEDAPLILAQQCSGLPAGSALFDSLVNYRQGAVPLGEVMPGVALVEASEVTSHGLVLTVDDPGDCLQLAVRAPRALGAQRMLDYLDTALEQIGQALSAPASGMLQQLCPVPARELALMLEYFNATEDPTSPVHHTLPALFEAQVQRTPWAIALQADGQSLDYQTLNEQANRLAHHLIGLGVTPDSRVAVCIERGVSLMIALLGVLKAGGAYVPLDPEYPEERLRFMLQDCDPVTVLVHGATAGLFAPLQQPTLNLDRCDVNERPSTDPQVPGLGPQHLAYVMYTSGSTGTPKGVMIEHRGLCNLMHWGSQIRAPRAGDALLQRAPCTFDGSVWELFWPLTAGLRLVLARPGGHRDPGYLVELIKAQHVSIVKFVPALLQQFLDQPGVQGCTRLTDIFCGGGDLTPALLQSLRERLPWVCVHNVYGPTEATVDSTAWSLPAHAPLPVQAPPIGRPIPNTRVYVLDEHDRPVPLGGVGQLHIGGVGVARGYLGLPELQAERFIPSPFVDGDRLYRTGDLVRYREDGDLEFMGRNDFQVKLRGLRVELGEIEASLTAHPAVAQAVVLMREERLVAYFTLCDDQPAPALEALRGHLLACMPEYMVPQAFVRLAQLPLSANGKLDRRALPEPGADAVISRAYRAPEGELEAAMAAIWAELLKIEQVGRDDNFFELGGHSLLAVSLVARLRQAGLHVDARALFTQPTLSGLAASTQAQPEQAVIAPTTIPSLGKRRRL, encoded by the coding sequence ATGCCTGCCGCCAACCTTTTCGACCTGACCGTTGCCCAGCGGGATATCTGGCTGGAGCAACTCAGCCAAGGCTCGTCCCCGCTGTACAACATTGGCGCCTATGTCGCGCTGGAGGGGCAGGTGGACAGGACCAGGCTGGCGCAGGCACTGGACCATCTGGCTAGCCTGCACGATGCCTTGCGCACCACCTGGGTGCAGGACGGTGGCTTGGCACAGCAGCGTTTCGCCACCCAACTGCCCGTGAAATTGATGTGGGACGACCTGCAGGCTGAGGCCCACCCCGCCGATGCCGCCCTGAACCTTCTCGACGCCTGGATGCGCAGCCCTATTGCACTGGAGCAAGGGCCACTGTGGGAGGCCAGGCTGATCAGGCTGAGCCCCCACGAGCACCTGCTGGCCTTGCGCGCCCATCACCTGGTGCTCGATGGGTGGGGCGTGGACCAGTGGTTCAAGCAACTGGCCGACCTCTACCACAAGCTCGAAGACCACCAGCCGTTGCCCGCCAGTGCGCCCTCGTACTGCGCCTACATCGAGGATGACGCCCGTTATCAGGCCTCGGCACGTTATCAGCGAGACCGTGACTACTGGCTGGCCAGGCTTGCCCAACTGCCCGACCCCCTGCTGCGGCCTAACCCGTCGGCCCTGTCGCTGGAGGGCTCACCTAGCCATGCGGATGACCTGGCGGTTGCGCCTGACCTGATGCGCAACCTGCGAGCGCTGGCCAACACCCTGGACGTGTCGCCGTTGCCCGTGTTGCTGGCGGCACTGCACGTCTGCGTCTGCCGCACGTGGCAGCGCGATCAGTGGATGGTCGGCTTGCCGGTGCGCAACCGGGCCAACGCACAGTTCAAGGCGACCCTGGGATTGTTCACCCAGGTCAGCCCGCTGCGCATGGACTTTGGCAGGAACCTGTCCTTCGCGGGCCTGATTCAAGCCATTGCCGCTACGCTCAAGCAGGACTTTCGTCATCAGCGCTACCCGCTGAGCGCGCTCAAGCGCGACCTCGCCGCGCAACATGAAGGGCGCACGCAGTTGTTCGAGCTGCTGGTGTCGTTCGAAGAAGACACCAACGCACTGCGAATCGGCGATGCAGCAGGTGCGACGGTCATGATCTGCAATGGCCATGAACCCTCACCCTTGAGCATCCATCTGCGCTGCAACACCCACGCAGGCACGGCGCGCCTGCACCTGGTGCACAGCCGCGCCTGGTTCAGCGACGAACAAGCCGAGGCCATTGGCGCACGGTTGCTGCACGTGCTGGAGCAGGGGCTGGCCCAACCCCAGGCCCTGGTATCGGCCTTCGACATGCTGACTGCACCCGAGCATCAACGCCTCAAAGCATGGAACCTGACAGCCCCGCCGGCGACCGACACTGCGCCCTGCCTGATTCAGCAACGCATCGAGCTGCAAGCCCGCACTCGTCCGCAAGCCCTGGCAGCCTGTTTCGGCGACCAAACCTTGAGCTACGGTGAGCTTGACCACCGCGCAAGCGCCCTGGCCCAACACCTCGCCAGCCTGGGCGTGGGCCCTGAACGGCGCGTGGCGGTGGTCGCCCAGCGAGGGCTGGAGACCCTGGTTGGGCTGCTGGCGGTGCTCAAGGCAGGCGGCGCCTACGTGCCGATCGATCCGGCTCACCCGGCAGAGCGTATCGCTTACCTGTTGCAGGACAGCGCCCCGCACGCGGTCCTGACCCTTTCGCGGTTCGCACCGCGCCTGCCCAAGCACGGCAGGCTACAGATCGAACTGGACAACCCGTCGTGGCCCACCGAGCCCGTAGCCAGTTTCTCATTCGCACCGCAAACGAGTACGGATTTGGTCTACGTCATCTATACCTCTGGCTCCACCGGCCAACCCAAGGGGGTGATGGTCGAGCAACGCATGTTGGCCAACCTGGTGGACTGGCACTGCACCCAATTTGCGCTTGGCCCAGGTCGCCATCAGTCCAGCGTGGCCGGCTTTGGCTTCGACGCCATGGCCTGGGAGGTCTGGCCAGCGCTGTGCAGTGGCGCCACTTTGCACCTGGCCCCCGTGCGCGAGGGCGCCGAAGACGTGCACGCCTTGCTCGCCTGGTGGCGGGCGCAACCGCTTCACGTCAGCTTCCTGCCCACACCGATTGCGGAGCTCGCCTTGGCCCAGGGGATGCCTCATCCAACGTTGGAAACCCTTCTGGTGGGCGGTGACCGCCTGCGACGACTGGGCCCAGCGCTGACGTACAAAGTGATCAACAACTATGGCCCGACCGAAGCCACGGTGGTGGCCACGTCAGGCCAGGTGCTGCCGGGTGGGTCATTGCACATCGGCGTCCCGATTGCCAACACCCAGGTGTATGTGCTGGACGGCCAGGGCCAGCTGCTGCCGCCCGGCGCGGCCGGCGAGCTGTACATCGGTGGCCAGGGCGTGGCCAGGGGCTACCTCAACCAGCCGCAACTGAGCGCCGAGCGCTTCGTACAAGACCCGTTCAGTAGCGCGCCTGGCGCCCGGCTTTACCGGACCGGTGACTGGGTGCGCTGGTTGCCCGACGGCACGCTTGAGTACCTGGGCCGCAACGATGACCAAGTGAAGATCCGCGGCATGCGGGTGGAGCTTGCGGAGATCGAAGCCGCCTTGAGCCGTCACCCGGCGGTAAGCGACGGCGTGGTCATGCTCTGCGAGGGTCAGCTGCATGCCTGGTTCACGGCGCCCTATCCGGTCATTCCCAGGGCCTTGCACGATCATCTGCGCGACAGCCTGCCTGTCGCCCTGCTGCCGGTCGCTTACATGCAGGTCGCCCACTGGCCCTTGACTGCCAATGGCAAGCTCGACCGGCGCGCGTTGCCTCCAGCCAATGACACGGCCATGGTGCGGCACGAACACGAGCCGCCAGAAGGGGAGATGGAGCAACGCTTGGCCGCGCTCTGGAGCCAGTTGCTGCACATCGAGCGCATCGGCCGCTACGATCACTTCTTCGAACTGGGCGGGCATTCGCTGCTGGCTGTCCAACTGATCGAGGGCATGCGCCAACAAGGCTTGCAGGTCGATGTCCAGGTGCTGTTCGGGCAGTCGACCCTGGCAGCGGTCGCCGCCAGCACCAGGGCCACCGAGTGCGTGCAGACCCCCGCGCCTTGCATTGCGTCGGGTTGCCAGCGCATCGAGCCCGGTATGCTGCCTTTGGCCACGCTGGGTCAGGCAGCGCTCGACCGCATCGTAGCGGGGGTGCCGGGTGGCGCGGCCAATGTGCAGGAAATCTACCCCTTGGCGCCCTTGCAGCAGGGGCTGCTGTACCACCACCTGACGGACACGGTCGACCCGTACCAGCAGCAGGCTGTGTTCTCGTTCGCCAGCGAGCACCAGGTGCGCGACTTCGCCGCTGCGTTGCAGCATGTAGTGGAGCGCCACGACATCCTGCGCACAAGCTTGGCCTGGGAAGGGCTGGAGACGCCGCATCAGGTGGTCTGGCGCCATGCCCGCCTGCCGGTCGAACGATGGCAGGGGCCTGAAGGGCAGTGGCGTGAGCACTATCATCCCAGCCGGCGCCCGCTCAGCCTGGACAAGGCCCCGATGCTGGCGCTGGTGTGCATGGATGCACCTGAACAGGGCCGTTGGCTGGCGCTGCTACGGTTTCACCATCTGGTCAATGACGCGGTGTCGTTGCAAGTGCTACTGGGTGAGCTGGAGGCCTGGATGGCAGGGCAGGGCGCGCAATTGCCAGCGCCTGTGCCGTACCGGGATTACGTGGCGCTCACTAACCGCGCCGAGCGCCAGGCCGCCCACCGGGCATTCTTCACCGAGCAATTGGCGGGTTTGGAGCCGCAGCAGCCCTTGGCAGGCTGGGGCGGGGCGGCGCTCGATCAGGCCGACCTCGAGAACGCCAGCCGTGACCTGCCCGCCGCCACGGTTGCCGGCCTGCGCACCCTGGCAAGGGCGCATGGCGCCAGCCTGGCGAGCCTGCTGCACCTGGCATGGGCCCATGCACTCGGTAGCCTGGGTGGGCGCGACCAGGTGGTCGTGGGCACGGTATTGCTGGGGCGCAGCATGGCCGGCACCGGCGCCGACCGGGCGCTGGGGATGTTCATCAACAGCTTGCCACTGCGCATCAACCTCAATGGCTGCACGCCAGCGCAGGCGTTGGCGGACACCCATGCTCGCCTGGCGGCGCTGCTGGCCCATGAAGATGCGCCGCTGATCCTGGCTCAGCAATGCAGCGGTCTGCCGGCCGGCAGCGCACTGTTCGATAGCCTGGTGAACTACCGCCAGGGTGCCGTGCCATTGGGCGAGGTCATGCCGGGTGTCGCGCTGGTCGAAGCCAGTGAAGTGACGAGCCATGGCTTGGTATTGACGGTGGACGACCCGGGAGACTGCCTGCAATTGGCCGTGCGCGCCCCGCGTGCGCTCGGAGCGCAGCGTATGCTGGACTACCTGGACACGGCGCTTGAGCAGATCGGCCAGGCATTGTCGGCCCCGGCGTCCGGTATGCTCCAGCAGCTATGCCCGGTGCCTGCACGGGAGCTGGCGTTGATGCTCGAGTACTTCAACGCCACCGAAGATCCCACCAGCCCTGTTCACCACACCCTGCCAGCGCTGTTCGAAGCCCAGGTGCAACGTACGCCCTGGGCCATCGCCCTGCAGGCCGACGGCCAGAGCCTGGACTACCAGACGCTGAACGAACAGGCCAACCGCCTGGCGCATCACCTGATCGGCCTGGGCGTGACACCTGACAGCCGCGTGGCGGTGTGCATCGAGCGAGGTGTCAGCCTGATGATCGCATTGCTCGGGGTGCTCAAGGCAGGCGGCGCCTACGTGCCGCTGGACCCCGAATACCCGGAAGAACGGCTGCGCTTCATGTTGCAGGACTGCGACCCGGTCACGGTGCTGGTGCACGGGGCCACGGCAGGGCTGTTCGCGCCGCTGCAACAGCCCACCCTGAACCTGGACCGCTGTGATGTGAACGAGCGCCCCAGCACCGACCCTCAGGTGCCAGGCCTCGGCCCACAGCACCTGGCCTATGTGATGTACACCTCAGGTTCCACCGGCACGCCCAAGGGCGTGATGATCGAGCATCGCGGCCTGTGCAACCTCATGCACTGGGGTTCGCAGATCCGGGCCCCACGCGCGGGTGACGCATTGCTACAGCGCGCCCCGTGCACGTTCGACGGCTCGGTCTGGGAGTTGTTCTGGCCGTTGACCGCGGGCTTGCGCCTGGTCCTGGCTCGCCCTGGCGGGCACCGGGACCCTGGCTACCTGGTGGAGCTGATCAAGGCGCAGCATGTCAGCATCGTCAAGTTCGTCCCAGCGCTGTTGCAGCAGTTCCTCGATCAGCCAGGTGTGCAGGGGTGCACCCGCCTCACCGACATCTTCTGCGGAGGCGGCGACCTCACCCCAGCGTTGCTGCAAAGCCTTCGCGAGCGCTTGCCTTGGGTTTGCGTGCATAACGTGTATGGTCCCACCGAGGCCACAGTCGACAGTACCGCCTGGTCGTTGCCGGCCCATGCGCCATTGCCGGTGCAGGCACCGCCCATCGGCCGTCCGATCCCCAACACCCGCGTCTACGTGCTCGATGAACACGACCGCCCGGTACCGCTGGGTGGCGTGGGCCAGTTGCATATCGGTGGAGTCGGCGTCGCGCGCGGCTACCTGGGCCTGCCTGAGCTTCAAGCCGAGCGCTTCATCCCCAGCCCCTTCGTCGACGGCGACCGGCTCTACCGCACAGGCGATCTGGTGCGCTATCGAGAAGACGGCGACCTTGAGTTCATGGGCCGTAACGACTTCCAGGTCAAGCTGCGCGGCCTGCGTGTGGAGCTGGGTGAAATCGAAGCCTCGCTTACCGCCCACCCGGCGGTTGCGCAGGCGGTGGTGCTGATGCGCGAGGAGCGCCTGGTGGCCTACTTCACCCTGTGCGACGACCAGCCCGCGCCGGCCCTCGAAGCCCTGCGCGGTCACCTGCTGGCCTGCATGCCGGAGTACATGGTGCCACAGGCCTTCGTGCGCCTGGCGCAGTTGCCCTTGAGCGCCAACGGCAAGCTGGATCGACGCGCCTTGCCCGAGCCCGGCGCCGATGCGGTCATCAGCCGTGCCTACCGTGCACCCGAAGGCGAGCTGGAAGCGGCCATGGCAGCCATCTGGGCCGAGTTGCTCAAGATCGAACAAGTGGGCCGTGACGACAACTTCTTCGAGCTGGGCGGGCATTCATTGCTGGCCGTGAGCTTGGTGGCGCGCCTGCGCCAGGCCGGGCTGCATGTCGATGCCAGGGCGCTGTTCACCCAGCCCACGCTCTCGGGGCTCGCCGCCAGTACCCAGGCGCAGCCTGAACAGGCCGTCATCGCGCCTACCACCATCCCAAGCCTGGGCAAACGCAGGCGCCTTTGA
- a CDS encoding helix-turn-helix transcriptional regulator, protein MMLNARSDYRPDPHLYLQLGELIALTGGACFAEQMLRLVQDQVSIDGLEISEWTLDAPQLTDSRVEVLGRAGVHARQVGSRAPQPLLQSIERMHDPLLIEFKAPDGSNPRNLRRAHQCHLVSCSGSKRWVISAYRLPSERRFSLAELSQLKSLSSTLLPLVEHHGQLLGHDGAEVIGQALDDAEVGRLQQVFGRRLLQASVKLSAREQEVCVGLLGGCTVPELAQRLNVKNSSVETYLKRAAAKLGVSGRNGLTKWMTAG, encoded by the coding sequence ATGATGTTGAACGCTCGCTCCGACTACCGCCCGGACCCTCACCTCTACCTGCAACTGGGTGAATTGATCGCGCTGACCGGAGGCGCCTGTTTCGCCGAACAGATGCTTCGCCTGGTACAGGATCAAGTCAGCATCGACGGGTTGGAGATCAGTGAATGGACCCTCGATGCACCGCAGCTGACGGACAGCCGCGTCGAAGTGCTCGGCCGCGCCGGTGTGCATGCCAGGCAGGTGGGTTCACGCGCGCCTCAGCCCCTGCTGCAGTCGATCGAGCGGATGCACGACCCGTTGCTCATCGAGTTCAAGGCGCCCGACGGTAGCAATCCGCGTAACCTGCGGCGGGCCCATCAATGCCACCTGGTGTCGTGCAGCGGCAGCAAGCGCTGGGTGATCAGTGCCTACCGGTTGCCCAGCGAGCGACGCTTTTCGCTGGCAGAGCTGTCGCAGCTCAAAAGCCTTTCGAGCACCTTGCTGCCGCTCGTGGAACATCACGGCCAATTGCTCGGCCATGACGGCGCCGAAGTGATCGGCCAGGCGCTGGATGACGCGGAGGTCGGCAGACTGCAGCAAGTCTTCGGCAGGCGCCTGCTTCAGGCGTCGGTCAAGCTCTCGGCGCGCGAACAGGAGGTGTGCGTGGGCTTGCTGGGCGGCTGCACTGTCCCTGAGCTGGCCCAGCGGTTGAATGTAAAGAACAGTTCTGTTGAGACCTATCTAAAACGCGCCGCTGCCAAGCTAGGCGTAAGCGGCCGTAATGGCCTGACCAAATGGATGACAGCTGGCTAG